A segment of the Babesia microti strain RI chromosome II, complete genome genome:
TGCgtttggaaattttaatgcTCAACTTTTTTATGACATTGAAGTTAGCCTTGAGGGGCAGACCCAGGTTGGAAAAGACGGACTGCCTAAGCTGTACGTTGCTCAAACCTACTGCACCGCGCAATATATTTTTCGCATCCAACTGAACTCCTTCTAGAGACTCCGTGAAAGAAGACAATAGTCCATTTATACAATCCAGCAAATCGGCGTCTAGCATCTAACTAAACTAGAGAGTAGTCAATTGGTATTACAGGTGCATTTGTTGGCACTCTTCACTACAATatgaatattttcaaaactTTCCCCTAAACCtctaaaatttaattctaCACATACAATGACTCATTCAATAACCTTTCATGGGCGTATAATCGCCccttttgaaaattttatttccCTCTTATTGCCAAAATTGCATCGCCTCCTAAAATACAAAGGCATTTCAAAATGTCCACAGATAAGTACAAGAAGCTTATACGAGTGATAAATATCACTTGATTTACTCATGAAAATTGTATTGTGAAATCGCCTGATGCTACACAAACCGTTGTTAATAACTGCAGTATATACgtattttattaataaatcatatataacaaatgaatgatgtaaaattatatatatgacacataaaatttgtgcatcattatttttaattattctCTCGCCAAGCACTAGGTATACCGTAGTAGCATCGCCCCCTATCCCCTATGTCTCATACTTCCATACCACCCATCTATATGACTGATTCACATGATATGACTGGGGTTTTTTAAAAGTTTTTTGGGAAGGTTGTAATAGTAGTTTACAATGACAGATTTAACTATTCCAATTTCTAGCAAGGCACTCAAAGAATTTGAGCTGCGTAGCCGCTTATCTAGCGTCACCATTGCAGTCCCTACGTTAGATAATTCCATTCGATGGATTTTACGTTCACTAAAGGAACCTATTCACCTTTTTGGGGAAGGAAAATTTGAACGTCGAGAACGAACTAAAAGTTTGATACTTTTTAAGTATGACAAGTATTTCAAAGATGGGCACATGGTGGAACAAGTCATTGAATTGCATCCAGAGGCCAAAGTTTTGCATGAAATCGTGCAAAAATTTCAGATAGACATGTCTAGTGTCTACTCCAAGCGCTTAAAAGCACAAGAGGAAACTAAGGCTAAGAAGACATTGGACCCTGCGCAGACCAAAAGGGAATACCAGGCGCAGCTTGAAAAGTTGAAGAGGAAACAATCTAGTAAAGTGTTTTATACGGAGCCAGAAAATCCAGAagatgtaaaaaatttaagaCTACAAATTGTGAAGCATTCATTTGAGTCCTGGAGGGATTTGAAATTACAGTTGGGTAGTTATAAACAGGATGTTGACATTTATGAGCATGAGAAGAGAATTGGTAACTACATTGACCATTTAACTAACAACGTAGAGCTTATTGCATCGCAAATTGGTAGTGATAGGCCACTTACTCGTGCTAAATTTTCACCAGATGGACAAAGTATAATTACCTCATCATATTCCAATGATGTACGCCTTTATACTAAAAATACCTCACAAGACGCCGATAATTGTAGAGAAGATTACATTCATACTACTGGCTTTAGTGCCGGCCACACGGATCGAGTGCTGGATATAGTTTGGTCACCTAGTGGCATCCTTTCCGCTTGTGCCGACGGTTCATTATCGCATACTTCAATCTCAGATTTTGATGTCTATCAAACTATTTCCGTGCACGAATCACGAATCAACTCAGTTGTGTTGCATCctattaaatcatttttcaTCACTGCCAGTAGCGATGAAACCCTTTGTTACATAGATTTAGAAAAGATGCAGCCAATTTACGTGCAGGAGGGA
Coding sequences within it:
- a CDS encoding U4/U6 small nuclear ribonucleoprotein PRP4 (overlaps_old_locusTagID:BBM_II04165): MTDLTIPISSKALKEFELRSRLSSVTIAVPTLDNSIRWILRSLKEPIHLFGEGKFERRERTKSLILFKYDKYFKDGHMVEQVIELHPEAKVLHEIVQKFQIDMSSVYSKRLKAQEETKAKKTLDPAQTKREYQAQLEKLKRKQSSKVFYTEPENPEDVKNLRLQIVKHSFESWRDLKLQLGSYKQDVDIYEHEKRIGNYIDHLTNNVELIASQIGSDRPLTRAKFSPDGQSIITSSYSNDVRLYTKNTSQDADNCREDYIHTTGFSAGHTDRVLDIVWSPSGILSACADGSLSHTSISDFDVYQTISVHESRINSVVLHPIKSFFITASSDETLCYIDLEKMQPIYVQEGHGYPVHSVNVNRYGSLCASGDSKGAMLIFDLRTGRHIFQDQIHHQIVTGVSFHPINCHIFATSSADNTVKIHDLRKMQAIKTLLAHLKVVSSLQFESDGRFLATSSFDGTVKLWDCVGYKCFKILETAGSRVVDVTMNNEFILSASYDRIFRLYNL